tggcccatcgtatagaggagccatattATGAGGGGAGAGGGGTACTCGTAAATACTCGTAACAACTTTGCTCCCTTGTTTTAACAACTACTTAATACGTGTACTTGTTTTAATAGTTGTTTACAAATTACAACTATTAATTTACAGTTGTTGCGAACAACACGACGCGTGTTACGACGACAACAAAGAGTTGTACGGCTGCTCGAGCAGCATGTACGTGTCACCGTACGAATGGAGCTGCAACGACGGCTACCCGTCCTGCCACGACGGGCGCGACAGGTGCGGGTTGTGGACTTGCGTGTGCGACAAGGCCATGATGGAGTGCTTGAATGACGCCGGGTGCCCTTAGTTTCCAACGGTAGGGGTACAAATCGCTtgctaagcccccattcgcgcAACAGCATTTTCAATGCGCTTTAataaagcgcttgaatctgtccacactctaaattcgacttaacaACCAAGACTCaaaaagtcgaaaatccaacaaagcttgataaaaagcgccaccgctgtcgtgtgaatagatacatggttatccattaggtagtgtcattcaaacgcttaaCATGGTTATTATATATATTGTGTCATTCAGAcgtttttttaacgcgcgttgaaaaagctgccgtgcgaatgggggcttagtgTAATAAAGAGTTTTCAAAAGTGTTGTTTCTTTTCCGGATAATCCTATCCTGGGTCAGGACAAATAGTAGtccaatagtacattacgatacaagtgcgcgAAGTAGGAAGTTCGCAAAGAGtcgcgaattaccttttcgcacttgtattgtacaacgttatACAGTACTTACAATTTAAATGGCACCAGGGCGGAAAAAAGCccatattatgtactgtaaaaaatatgtttaactTAGTTTTGCAGAAATAGAGTTGCAGTCTAAAAATAATCATGTCCAAGGGCCTGACAGTGGAGTAGAACTAGTAGAAGGCGCTGTACGTCGCCATACGTTTTGTGGT
The sequence above is drawn from the Cydia fagiglandana chromosome 7, ilCydFagi1.1, whole genome shotgun sequence genome and encodes:
- the LOC134666318 gene encoding acidic phospholipase A2 2-like, whose protein sequence is MIECATDCNPWHLKYYGNYCGLGGSGTPINDIDSCCEQHDACYDDNKELYGCSSSMYVSPYEWSCNDGYPSCHDGRDRCGLWTCVCDKAMMECLNDAGCP